In the Marinitoga hydrogenitolerans DSM 16785 genome, one interval contains:
- a CDS encoding (2Fe-2S)-binding protein gives MDEDKIIVCRCEDITLREIKDLIKQGFTTVEEIKRISRAGMGPCQGKTCGPIIAREISKFTGKPIEEVYNLHNRPPFGGIFFKEIVGGKYEK, from the coding sequence ATGGATGAAGATAAAATTATTGTATGTAGATGCGAAGATATAACTCTTAGAGAAATTAAAGATTTAATAAAACAAGGATTCACAACTGTTGAAGAAATAAAAAGAATTTCAAGAGCTGGAATGGGACCATGTCAGGGTAAAACTTGTGGTCCAATTATTGCAAGAGAAATTTCTAAATTTACTGGAAAACCAATAGAAGAAGTTTATAATCTACATAACAGACCACCATTTGGGGGGATTTTCTTTAAGGAGATTGTAGGTGGAAAATATGAAAAATAA